In Sphaerospermopsis torques-reginae ITEP-024, the genomic window TTATTATTTACTTATTTACATTTAGCGGCTGATCGGCAATTAACAGAAAATTTGATTGATGCTGGAACTTGTGCGATCGCCTATGAAACTGTAGAACAATCAGGAGTAAATAGACTACCTTTGCTCACCCCCATGAGCATTATTGCTGGTCGGTTAGCTGTACAATTTGGGGCAAGATTTCTAGAACGTCAACAAGGTGGTAGAGGTGTACTTTTAGGCGGTGTACCTGGAGTTAAACCCGGTAAAGTGGTGATTTTAGGTGGTGGTGTTGTGGGAACAGAAGCCGCTAAAATTGCTGTGGGTATGGGCGCAGGGGTACAAATTTTAGATGTCAATGTAGAACGCCTATCTTATTTAGAAACTTTGTTTGGTTCTAGAGTAGAATTACTGTATAGCAATTCTGCCCACATTGAAACCGCAGTTAAAGAAGCTGATTTAGTCATTGGTGCTGTGTTAATTCCAGGTAAAAAAGCACCTATTTTAGTATCTCGTGAATTGGTGAAACAAATGCGTCCTGGTTCGGTAATTGTGGATGTGGCTGTTGATCAAGGTGGATGTGTAGAAACATTACACGCCACATCTCACACCAATCCAGTATATATTGATGAAGGTGTGGTACATTATGGCGTTCCTAATATGCCCGGTGCTGTACCTTGGACTTCTACTCAAGCTTTAAATAATAGTACCTTGCCTTATGTGGTGCAGTTGGCTAATTTGGGTGTGAAAGCTTTGGAAGTTAACCCCGCTTTAGGTAAAGGTTTGAATGTGAAAAATCATTGTTTAGTACATCCCGCTGTACAAGAGGTTTTTCCTGACTTGGTGAGTTAAATTATACTATTTATTTGAGTTTACAAAATATAACTATTTTCCTCAGCTTAGTAATTTAGGCTGAGTTTTTATTTGCTAATTGTTCATATCCAACATTTTTAATGTTATAATTAGAAGCTACCATTCCTAAATTTAGTAGGTAAAATATAAGGGGTCTATAATCGTAAAAATGAAATCTGTAAATTTTGAAATACTTCAACAAATAGAATCACCTTTACCATTAGTTAGTTCTCCTCAAAAATTCACATTTATTGATATATTTGCTGGTATTGGCGGTTTTAGGATCGCTTTAGAAAAACTCGGTGGTAAATGCTTAGGCT contains:
- the ald gene encoding alanine dehydrogenase; the encoded protein is MEIGVPKETKDQEFRVGLSPSSVRVLTESSHTVFVETLAGDGAGFTDDDYRSAGAKIVDEAAAAWHREMVVKVKEPLKTEYKFLREDLLLFTYLHLAADRQLTENLIDAGTCAIAYETVEQSGVNRLPLLTPMSIIAGRLAVQFGARFLERQQGGRGVLLGGVPGVKPGKVVILGGGVVGTEAAKIAVGMGAGVQILDVNVERLSYLETLFGSRVELLYSNSAHIETAVKEADLVIGAVLIPGKKAPILVSRELVKQMRPGSVIVDVAVDQGGCVETLHATSHTNPVYIDEGVVHYGVPNMPGAVPWTSTQALNNSTLPYVVQLANLGVKALEVNPALGKGLNVKNHCLVHPAVQEVFPDLVS